One segment of Panicum virgatum strain AP13 chromosome 1K, P.virgatum_v5, whole genome shotgun sequence DNA contains the following:
- the LOC120704245 gene encoding exosome complex component RRP45A-like isoform X3 encodes MEHIGWRPSVNEREFIETALQSDLRVDGRHSFDFRKLRISFGREDGSSEVQLGETHVLGYVTAQLVQPYRDRPNEGTLAIFTEFSPMADPAFEPGRPGESAIELGRVIDRGLRESRAVDMESLCVVAGKHVWSVRVDLHILDNGGNLIDAANIAALAALSTFRRPECTVGGDDGQQVIVHDPEVRDPLPLTIHHMPIAVTFAYFGEGNIVVVDPTYKEEAVMGGRMTATINSNGDICSIQKAGGEGVMSSVVMQCLRIASVKATDITSKMKKAFQVDSYTTEKALKKVKRLPATLPQKINVTDVTMEDKGDGELETQTVKTPSDVQEINKGDEDHRNIKGNSPLTGDRIAKHKQTSTFSGGPSNWGPYSKGVSLSSLRISQLPDPATTGKASSHEEAQPMLTESSNAEVKITSSSGAVGESEEALEIGSPKSLKDAIKPKHKRKNKR; translated from the exons ATGGAGCACATCGGGTGGCGCCCCTCGGTGAACGAGCGCGAATTCATTGAGACCGCGCTCCAGTCCGACCTCCGCGTCGACGGCCGCCACTCCTTCGACTTCCGCAAACTCAGGATCAGCTTCGGCAG GGAGGACGGCTCGTCGGAGGTGCAGCTCGGGGAAACGCACGTGCTGGGCTACGTGACCGCGCAGCTGGTCCAGCCCTACAGGGACAGGCCGAACGAGGGGACGCTGGCCATATTCACTGAGTTCTCGCCCATGGCCGACCCCGCCTTCGAGCCTGGGCGTCCAGGGGAATCAGCAATTGAGCTTGGCCGAGTCATCGACCGTGGCCTCAG GGAGAGCCGGGCTGTGGACATGGAGTCCCTGTGTGTTGTTGCTGGAAAGCATGTCTGGTCCGTGCGTGTTGACCTTCACATCTTGGACAATGGAGG GAATCTCATTGATGCAGCTAACATTGCTGCATTGGCAGCTTTGTCTACTTTCCGGAGGCCGGAATGCACAGTTGGTGGGGATGATGGTCAACAAGTTATAGTGCATGATCCTGAG GTCAGGGATCCACTCCCTCTTACAATTCATCATATGCCCATTGCTGTAACCTTTGCATATTTTGGTGAAGGTAACATCGTG GTTGTTGATCCCACATACAAGGAAGAAGCAGTAATGGGAGGGAGGATGACTGCTACGATTAACTCAAATGGTGATATTTGTTCCATCCAGAAAGCTGGCGGGGAGGGCGTCATGTCAAGTGTTGTCATGCAGTGTTTAAGAATTGCTTCTGTTAAGGCTACTGATataacaagcaaaatgaagaaagCA TTTCAGGTAGACTCATACACCACTGAGAAAGCTTTAAAGAAAGTAAAGCGTTTACCAGCCACGTTGCCTCAGAAAATTAATGTAACTGATGTAACTATGGAGGACAAAGGCGATGGTGAATTGGAGACGCAAACTGTGAAGACACCCAGTGATGTTCAGGAGATAAACAAAGGCGATGAGGACCATCGAAATATAAAAGGGAATTCACCCTTGACTGGGGACAGAATTGCTAAACACAAACAAACATCAACATTCAGTGGTGGTCCATCAAATTG GGGCCCATATTCTAAAGGAGTTTCATTAAGCTCCCTCAGAATTTCGCAGTTGCCGG ATCCAGCAACTACGGGTAAGGCCAGCAGCCATGAGGAAGCACAACCAATGTTAACTGAATCATCTAATGCTGAGGTGAAAATCACATCAAGCTCTGGGGCTGTTGGAGAGTCTGAAGAGGCCCTGGAAATTGGGTCGCCAAAGAGCCTAAAAGATGCTATCAAACCAAAAcacaaaagaaagaacaaaaggtgA
- the LOC120704245 gene encoding exosome complex component RRP45A-like isoform X5 yields the protein MEHIGWRPSVNEREFIETALQSDLRVDGRHSFDFRKLRISFGREDGSSEVQLGETHVLGYVTAQLVQPYRDRPNEGTLAIFTEFSPMADPAFEPGRPGESAIELGRVIDRGLRESRAVDMESLCVVAGKHVWSVRVDLHILDNGGNLIDAANIAALAALSTFRRPECTVGGDDGQQVIVHDPEVRDPLPLTIHHMPIAVTFAYFGEGNIVVVDPTYKEEAVMGGRMTATINSNGDICSIQKAGGEGVMSSVVMQCLRIASVKATDITSKMKKAIQQLRVRPAAMRKHNQSSSGAVGESEEALEIGSPKSLKDAIKPKHKRKNKRYNDSLQLLFKFTGAAYMVIYSVFSVVTDASDYRQTLYKLYNYILGMVKFSVNSQLSL from the exons ATGGAGCACATCGGGTGGCGCCCCTCGGTGAACGAGCGCGAATTCATTGAGACCGCGCTCCAGTCCGACCTCCGCGTCGACGGCCGCCACTCCTTCGACTTCCGCAAACTCAGGATCAGCTTCGGCAG GGAGGACGGCTCGTCGGAGGTGCAGCTCGGGGAAACGCACGTGCTGGGCTACGTGACCGCGCAGCTGGTCCAGCCCTACAGGGACAGGCCGAACGAGGGGACGCTGGCCATATTCACTGAGTTCTCGCCCATGGCCGACCCCGCCTTCGAGCCTGGGCGTCCAGGGGAATCAGCAATTGAGCTTGGCCGAGTCATCGACCGTGGCCTCAG GGAGAGCCGGGCTGTGGACATGGAGTCCCTGTGTGTTGTTGCTGGAAAGCATGTCTGGTCCGTGCGTGTTGACCTTCACATCTTGGACAATGGAGG GAATCTCATTGATGCAGCTAACATTGCTGCATTGGCAGCTTTGTCTACTTTCCGGAGGCCGGAATGCACAGTTGGTGGGGATGATGGTCAACAAGTTATAGTGCATGATCCTGAG GTCAGGGATCCACTCCCTCTTACAATTCATCATATGCCCATTGCTGTAACCTTTGCATATTTTGGTGAAGGTAACATCGTG GTTGTTGATCCCACATACAAGGAAGAAGCAGTAATGGGAGGGAGGATGACTGCTACGATTAACTCAAATGGTGATATTTGTTCCATCCAGAAAGCTGGCGGGGAGGGCGTCATGTCAAGTGTTGTCATGCAGTGTTTAAGAATTGCTTCTGTTAAGGCTACTGATataacaagcaaaatgaagaaagCA ATCCAGCAACTACGGGTAAGGCCAGCAGCCATGAGGAAGCACAACCA ATCAAGCTCTGGGGCTGTTGGAGAGTCTGAAGAGGCCCTGGAAATTGGGTCGCCAAAGAGCCTAAAAGATGCTATCAAACCAAAAcacaaaagaaagaacaaaag GTACAACGATAGCCTACAGCTCCTGTTCAAATTCACGGGAGCAGCATACATGGTTATCTATTCTGTGTTTTCAGTTGTTACTGATGCAAGTGACTACAGGCAAACTTTGTACAAGCTGTACAATTATATTCTAGGAATGGTCAAGTTTTCAGTCAACTCGCAACTATCCTTGTGA
- the LOC120704245 gene encoding exosome complex component RRP45A-like isoform X6, with the protein MEHIGWRPSVNEREFIETALQSDLRVDGRHSFDFRKLRISFGREDGSSEVQLGETHVLGYVTAQLVQPYRDRPNEGTLAIFTEFSPMADPAFEPGRPGESAIELGRVIDRGLRESRAVDMESLCVVAGKHVWSVRVDLHILDNGGNLIDAANIAALAALSTFRRPECTVGGDDGQQVIVHDPEVRDPLPLTIHHMPIAVTFAYFGEGNIVVVDPTYKEEAVMGGRMTATINSNGDICSIQKAGGEGVMSSVVMQCLRIASVKATDITSKMKKAFQVDSYTTEKALKKVKRLPATLPQKINVTDVTMEDKGDGELETQTVKTPSDVQEINKGDEDHRNIKGNSPLTGDRIAKHKQTSTFSGGPSNW; encoded by the exons ATGGAGCACATCGGGTGGCGCCCCTCGGTGAACGAGCGCGAATTCATTGAGACCGCGCTCCAGTCCGACCTCCGCGTCGACGGCCGCCACTCCTTCGACTTCCGCAAACTCAGGATCAGCTTCGGCAG GGAGGACGGCTCGTCGGAGGTGCAGCTCGGGGAAACGCACGTGCTGGGCTACGTGACCGCGCAGCTGGTCCAGCCCTACAGGGACAGGCCGAACGAGGGGACGCTGGCCATATTCACTGAGTTCTCGCCCATGGCCGACCCCGCCTTCGAGCCTGGGCGTCCAGGGGAATCAGCAATTGAGCTTGGCCGAGTCATCGACCGTGGCCTCAG GGAGAGCCGGGCTGTGGACATGGAGTCCCTGTGTGTTGTTGCTGGAAAGCATGTCTGGTCCGTGCGTGTTGACCTTCACATCTTGGACAATGGAGG GAATCTCATTGATGCAGCTAACATTGCTGCATTGGCAGCTTTGTCTACTTTCCGGAGGCCGGAATGCACAGTTGGTGGGGATGATGGTCAACAAGTTATAGTGCATGATCCTGAG GTCAGGGATCCACTCCCTCTTACAATTCATCATATGCCCATTGCTGTAACCTTTGCATATTTTGGTGAAGGTAACATCGTG GTTGTTGATCCCACATACAAGGAAGAAGCAGTAATGGGAGGGAGGATGACTGCTACGATTAACTCAAATGGTGATATTTGTTCCATCCAGAAAGCTGGCGGGGAGGGCGTCATGTCAAGTGTTGTCATGCAGTGTTTAAGAATTGCTTCTGTTAAGGCTACTGATataacaagcaaaatgaagaaagCA TTTCAGGTAGACTCATACACCACTGAGAAAGCTTTAAAGAAAGTAAAGCGTTTACCAGCCACGTTGCCTCAGAAAATTAATGTAACTGATGTAACTATGGAGGACAAAGGCGATGGTGAATTGGAGACGCAAACTGTGAAGACACCCAGTGATGTTCAGGAGATAAACAAAGGCGATGAGGACCATCGAAATATAAAAGGGAATTCACCCTTGACTGGGGACAGAATTGCTAAACACAAACAAACATCAACATTCAGTGGTGGTCCATCAAATTGGTAG
- the LOC120704245 gene encoding exosome complex component RRP45A-like isoform X7, with product MEHIGWRPSVNEREFIETALQSDLRVDGRHSFDFRKLRISFGREDGSSEVQLGETHVLGYVTAQLVQPYRDRPNEGTLAIFTEFSPMADPAFEPGRPGESAIELGRVIDRGLRESRAVDMESLCVVAGKHVWSVRVDLHILDNGGNLIDAANIAALAALSTFRRPECTVGGDDGQQVIVHDPEVRDPLPLTIHHMPIAVTFAYFGEGNIVVVDPTYKEEAVMGGRMTATINSNGDICSIQKAGGEGVMSSVVMQCLRIASVKATDITSKMKKAFQVDSYTTEKALKKVKRLPATLPQKINVTDVTMEDKGDGELETQTVKTPSDVQEINKGDEDHRNIKGNSPLTGDRIAKHKQTSTFSGGPSN from the exons ATGGAGCACATCGGGTGGCGCCCCTCGGTGAACGAGCGCGAATTCATTGAGACCGCGCTCCAGTCCGACCTCCGCGTCGACGGCCGCCACTCCTTCGACTTCCGCAAACTCAGGATCAGCTTCGGCAG GGAGGACGGCTCGTCGGAGGTGCAGCTCGGGGAAACGCACGTGCTGGGCTACGTGACCGCGCAGCTGGTCCAGCCCTACAGGGACAGGCCGAACGAGGGGACGCTGGCCATATTCACTGAGTTCTCGCCCATGGCCGACCCCGCCTTCGAGCCTGGGCGTCCAGGGGAATCAGCAATTGAGCTTGGCCGAGTCATCGACCGTGGCCTCAG GGAGAGCCGGGCTGTGGACATGGAGTCCCTGTGTGTTGTTGCTGGAAAGCATGTCTGGTCCGTGCGTGTTGACCTTCACATCTTGGACAATGGAGG GAATCTCATTGATGCAGCTAACATTGCTGCATTGGCAGCTTTGTCTACTTTCCGGAGGCCGGAATGCACAGTTGGTGGGGATGATGGTCAACAAGTTATAGTGCATGATCCTGAG GTCAGGGATCCACTCCCTCTTACAATTCATCATATGCCCATTGCTGTAACCTTTGCATATTTTGGTGAAGGTAACATCGTG GTTGTTGATCCCACATACAAGGAAGAAGCAGTAATGGGAGGGAGGATGACTGCTACGATTAACTCAAATGGTGATATTTGTTCCATCCAGAAAGCTGGCGGGGAGGGCGTCATGTCAAGTGTTGTCATGCAGTGTTTAAGAATTGCTTCTGTTAAGGCTACTGATataacaagcaaaatgaagaaagCA TTTCAGGTAGACTCATACACCACTGAGAAAGCTTTAAAGAAAGTAAAGCGTTTACCAGCCACGTTGCCTCAGAAAATTAATGTAACTGATGTAACTATGGAGGACAAAGGCGATGGTGAATTGGAGACGCAAACTGTGAAGACACCCAGTGATGTTCAGGAGATAAACAAAGGCGATGAGGACCATCGAAATATAAAAGGGAATTCACCCTTGACTGGGGACAGAATTGCTAAACACAAACAAACATCAACATTCAGTGGTGGTCCATCAAATTG A
- the LOC120704245 gene encoding exosome complex component RRP45A-like isoform X4: MEHIGWRPSVNEREFIETALQSDLRVDGRHSFDFRKLRISFGREDGSSEVQLGETHVLGYVTAQLVQPYRDRPNEGTLAIFTEFSPMADPAFEPGRPGESAIELGRVIDRGLRESRAVDMESLCVVAGKHVWSVRVDLHILDNGGNLIDAANIAALAALSTFRRPECTVGGDDGQQVIVHDPEVRDPLPLTIHHMPIAVTFAYFGEGNIVVVDPTYKEEAVMGGRMTATINSNGDICSIQKAGGEGVMSSVVMQCLRIASVKATDITSKMKKAFQVDSYTTEKALKKVKRLPATLPQKINVTDVTMEDKGDGELETQTVKTPSDVQEINKGDEDHRNIKGNSPLTGDRIAKHKQTSTFSGGPSNWGPYSKGVSLSSLRISQLPDPATTGKASSHEEAQPIKLWGCWRV; the protein is encoded by the exons ATGGAGCACATCGGGTGGCGCCCCTCGGTGAACGAGCGCGAATTCATTGAGACCGCGCTCCAGTCCGACCTCCGCGTCGACGGCCGCCACTCCTTCGACTTCCGCAAACTCAGGATCAGCTTCGGCAG GGAGGACGGCTCGTCGGAGGTGCAGCTCGGGGAAACGCACGTGCTGGGCTACGTGACCGCGCAGCTGGTCCAGCCCTACAGGGACAGGCCGAACGAGGGGACGCTGGCCATATTCACTGAGTTCTCGCCCATGGCCGACCCCGCCTTCGAGCCTGGGCGTCCAGGGGAATCAGCAATTGAGCTTGGCCGAGTCATCGACCGTGGCCTCAG GGAGAGCCGGGCTGTGGACATGGAGTCCCTGTGTGTTGTTGCTGGAAAGCATGTCTGGTCCGTGCGTGTTGACCTTCACATCTTGGACAATGGAGG GAATCTCATTGATGCAGCTAACATTGCTGCATTGGCAGCTTTGTCTACTTTCCGGAGGCCGGAATGCACAGTTGGTGGGGATGATGGTCAACAAGTTATAGTGCATGATCCTGAG GTCAGGGATCCACTCCCTCTTACAATTCATCATATGCCCATTGCTGTAACCTTTGCATATTTTGGTGAAGGTAACATCGTG GTTGTTGATCCCACATACAAGGAAGAAGCAGTAATGGGAGGGAGGATGACTGCTACGATTAACTCAAATGGTGATATTTGTTCCATCCAGAAAGCTGGCGGGGAGGGCGTCATGTCAAGTGTTGTCATGCAGTGTTTAAGAATTGCTTCTGTTAAGGCTACTGATataacaagcaaaatgaagaaagCA TTTCAGGTAGACTCATACACCACTGAGAAAGCTTTAAAGAAAGTAAAGCGTTTACCAGCCACGTTGCCTCAGAAAATTAATGTAACTGATGTAACTATGGAGGACAAAGGCGATGGTGAATTGGAGACGCAAACTGTGAAGACACCCAGTGATGTTCAGGAGATAAACAAAGGCGATGAGGACCATCGAAATATAAAAGGGAATTCACCCTTGACTGGGGACAGAATTGCTAAACACAAACAAACATCAACATTCAGTGGTGGTCCATCAAATTG GGGCCCATATTCTAAAGGAGTTTCATTAAGCTCCCTCAGAATTTCGCAGTTGCCGG ATCCAGCAACTACGGGTAAGGCCAGCAGCCATGAGGAAGCACAACCA ATCAAGCTCTGGGGCTGTTGGAGAGTCTGA
- the LOC120704245 gene encoding exosome complex component RRP45A-like isoform X1, with protein sequence MEHIGWRPSVNEREFIETALQSDLRVDGRHSFDFRKLRISFGREDGSSEVQLGETHVLGYVTAQLVQPYRDRPNEGTLAIFTEFSPMADPAFEPGRPGESAIELGRVIDRGLRESRAVDMESLCVVAGKHVWSVRVDLHILDNGGNLIDAANIAALAALSTFRRPECTVGGDDGQQVIVHDPEVRDPLPLTIHHMPIAVTFAYFGEGNIVVVDPTYKEEAVMGGRMTATINSNGDICSIQKAGGEGVMSSVVMQCLRIASVKATDITSKMKKAFQVDSYTTEKALKKVKRLPATLPQKINVTDVTMEDKGDGELETQTVKTPSDVQEINKGDEDHRNIKGNSPLTGDRIAKHKQTSTFSGGPSNWGPYSKGVSLSSLRISQLPDPATTGKASSHEEAQPMLTESSNAEVKITSSSGAVGESEEALEIGSPKSLKDAIKPKHKRKNKRYNDSLQLLFKFTGAAYMVIYSVFSVVTDASDYRQTLYKLYNYILGMVKFSVNSQLSL encoded by the exons ATGGAGCACATCGGGTGGCGCCCCTCGGTGAACGAGCGCGAATTCATTGAGACCGCGCTCCAGTCCGACCTCCGCGTCGACGGCCGCCACTCCTTCGACTTCCGCAAACTCAGGATCAGCTTCGGCAG GGAGGACGGCTCGTCGGAGGTGCAGCTCGGGGAAACGCACGTGCTGGGCTACGTGACCGCGCAGCTGGTCCAGCCCTACAGGGACAGGCCGAACGAGGGGACGCTGGCCATATTCACTGAGTTCTCGCCCATGGCCGACCCCGCCTTCGAGCCTGGGCGTCCAGGGGAATCAGCAATTGAGCTTGGCCGAGTCATCGACCGTGGCCTCAG GGAGAGCCGGGCTGTGGACATGGAGTCCCTGTGTGTTGTTGCTGGAAAGCATGTCTGGTCCGTGCGTGTTGACCTTCACATCTTGGACAATGGAGG GAATCTCATTGATGCAGCTAACATTGCTGCATTGGCAGCTTTGTCTACTTTCCGGAGGCCGGAATGCACAGTTGGTGGGGATGATGGTCAACAAGTTATAGTGCATGATCCTGAG GTCAGGGATCCACTCCCTCTTACAATTCATCATATGCCCATTGCTGTAACCTTTGCATATTTTGGTGAAGGTAACATCGTG GTTGTTGATCCCACATACAAGGAAGAAGCAGTAATGGGAGGGAGGATGACTGCTACGATTAACTCAAATGGTGATATTTGTTCCATCCAGAAAGCTGGCGGGGAGGGCGTCATGTCAAGTGTTGTCATGCAGTGTTTAAGAATTGCTTCTGTTAAGGCTACTGATataacaagcaaaatgaagaaagCA TTTCAGGTAGACTCATACACCACTGAGAAAGCTTTAAAGAAAGTAAAGCGTTTACCAGCCACGTTGCCTCAGAAAATTAATGTAACTGATGTAACTATGGAGGACAAAGGCGATGGTGAATTGGAGACGCAAACTGTGAAGACACCCAGTGATGTTCAGGAGATAAACAAAGGCGATGAGGACCATCGAAATATAAAAGGGAATTCACCCTTGACTGGGGACAGAATTGCTAAACACAAACAAACATCAACATTCAGTGGTGGTCCATCAAATTG GGGCCCATATTCTAAAGGAGTTTCATTAAGCTCCCTCAGAATTTCGCAGTTGCCGG ATCCAGCAACTACGGGTAAGGCCAGCAGCCATGAGGAAGCACAACCAATGTTAACTGAATCATCTAATGCTGAGGTGAAAATCACATCAAGCTCTGGGGCTGTTGGAGAGTCTGAAGAGGCCCTGGAAATTGGGTCGCCAAAGAGCCTAAAAGATGCTATCAAACCAAAAcacaaaagaaagaacaaaag GTACAACGATAGCCTACAGCTCCTGTTCAAATTCACGGGAGCAGCATACATGGTTATCTATTCTGTGTTTTCAGTTGTTACTGATGCAAGTGACTACAGGCAAACTTTGTACAAGCTGTACAATTATATTCTAGGAATGGTCAAGTTTTCAGTCAACTCGCAACTATCCTTGTGA
- the LOC120704245 gene encoding exosome complex component RRP45A-like isoform X2, which translates to MEHIGWRPSVNEREFIETALQSDLRVDGRHSFDFRKLRISFGREDGSSEVQLGETHVLGYVTAQLVQPYRDRPNEGTLAIFTEFSPMADPAFEPGRPGESAIELGRVIDRGLRESRAVDMESLCVVAGKHVWSVRVDLHILDNGGNLIDAANIAALAALSTFRRPECTVGGDDGQQVIVHDPEVRDPLPLTIHHMPIAVTFAYFGEGNIVVVDPTYKEEAVMGGRMTATINSNGDICSIQKAGGEGVMSSVVMQCLRIASVKATDITSKMKKAVDSYTTEKALKKVKRLPATLPQKINVTDVTMEDKGDGELETQTVKTPSDVQEINKGDEDHRNIKGNSPLTGDRIAKHKQTSTFSGGPSNWGPYSKGVSLSSLRISQLPDPATTGKASSHEEAQPMLTESSNAEVKITSSSGAVGESEEALEIGSPKSLKDAIKPKHKRKNKRYNDSLQLLFKFTGAAYMVIYSVFSVVTDASDYRQTLYKLYNYILGMVKFSVNSQLSL; encoded by the exons ATGGAGCACATCGGGTGGCGCCCCTCGGTGAACGAGCGCGAATTCATTGAGACCGCGCTCCAGTCCGACCTCCGCGTCGACGGCCGCCACTCCTTCGACTTCCGCAAACTCAGGATCAGCTTCGGCAG GGAGGACGGCTCGTCGGAGGTGCAGCTCGGGGAAACGCACGTGCTGGGCTACGTGACCGCGCAGCTGGTCCAGCCCTACAGGGACAGGCCGAACGAGGGGACGCTGGCCATATTCACTGAGTTCTCGCCCATGGCCGACCCCGCCTTCGAGCCTGGGCGTCCAGGGGAATCAGCAATTGAGCTTGGCCGAGTCATCGACCGTGGCCTCAG GGAGAGCCGGGCTGTGGACATGGAGTCCCTGTGTGTTGTTGCTGGAAAGCATGTCTGGTCCGTGCGTGTTGACCTTCACATCTTGGACAATGGAGG GAATCTCATTGATGCAGCTAACATTGCTGCATTGGCAGCTTTGTCTACTTTCCGGAGGCCGGAATGCACAGTTGGTGGGGATGATGGTCAACAAGTTATAGTGCATGATCCTGAG GTCAGGGATCCACTCCCTCTTACAATTCATCATATGCCCATTGCTGTAACCTTTGCATATTTTGGTGAAGGTAACATCGTG GTTGTTGATCCCACATACAAGGAAGAAGCAGTAATGGGAGGGAGGATGACTGCTACGATTAACTCAAATGGTGATATTTGTTCCATCCAGAAAGCTGGCGGGGAGGGCGTCATGTCAAGTGTTGTCATGCAGTGTTTAAGAATTGCTTCTGTTAAGGCTACTGATataacaagcaaaatgaagaaagCA GTAGACTCATACACCACTGAGAAAGCTTTAAAGAAAGTAAAGCGTTTACCAGCCACGTTGCCTCAGAAAATTAATGTAACTGATGTAACTATGGAGGACAAAGGCGATGGTGAATTGGAGACGCAAACTGTGAAGACACCCAGTGATGTTCAGGAGATAAACAAAGGCGATGAGGACCATCGAAATATAAAAGGGAATTCACCCTTGACTGGGGACAGAATTGCTAAACACAAACAAACATCAACATTCAGTGGTGGTCCATCAAATTG GGGCCCATATTCTAAAGGAGTTTCATTAAGCTCCCTCAGAATTTCGCAGTTGCCGG ATCCAGCAACTACGGGTAAGGCCAGCAGCCATGAGGAAGCACAACCAATGTTAACTGAATCATCTAATGCTGAGGTGAAAATCACATCAAGCTCTGGGGCTGTTGGAGAGTCTGAAGAGGCCCTGGAAATTGGGTCGCCAAAGAGCCTAAAAGATGCTATCAAACCAAAAcacaaaagaaagaacaaaag GTACAACGATAGCCTACAGCTCCTGTTCAAATTCACGGGAGCAGCATACATGGTTATCTATTCTGTGTTTTCAGTTGTTACTGATGCAAGTGACTACAGGCAAACTTTGTACAAGCTGTACAATTATATTCTAGGAATGGTCAAGTTTTCAGTCAACTCGCAACTATCCTTGTGA